AACTGAGCCGCTTCAAGAATTTCGGTATCCGCACCTTCCAGGCGGAAGACGAGATAGCGGGCATCACATCTGCCATTGGCGCCTCCTACGGTGGCCACATGGGCGTAACCACCACTTCCGGTCCCGGTATGGCCCTGAAAGGCGAAGCCATGGGCCTGGCGGTAATGCTCGAAATTCCGCTGCTGATCATTGATATCCAGCGTGGAGGACCTTCTACCGGCCTGCCTACCAAAACGGAACAATCAGACCTCTTGCAGGCTTATTATGGCCGTAACGGTGAATGTCCGATGCCGATCATCTCTGCTTCCACACCGGCGGACTGCTTCGATGCCATTTTTGAAGCCTTCAAAATCTCGGTACAGCACATGACGCCTGTGATCTTCCTCAGCGACGGCTACATCGCCAACGGTGCAGAGCCATGGCGTTTCCCGAAAAGCGCTGACCTTCCGGCCATCGAAGTGAAATTCAAAAAACAGCTGGAAGAAGGAGAGGAAAATTTCCTGCCCTACCACCGCGATGAGAACCTGGTACGCCCCTGGGCCGTGCCCGGCACCCCTGGCCTGGAACACCGCATCGGCGGCCTTGAAAAACAGAATATCACCGGTAACGTTAGCTACGATCCTGAAAACCACCAGCTCATGGTGAAAATCCGCCAGGAAAAGGTAGATAAGATCGCAGACCATATTCCGCCACAGAAAATTGAAGTCGGCCCCGAAAAAGGAAAAGTACTGGTGCTCGGCTGGGGCTCCACCTTCGGCGCCATTAAAAGCGCTGTGCTGGACCTGCTGGCTGAAGGCCATCAGGTGGCCCATGCCCACATCCGCCATATGCGCCCGTTCCCTAAAAATCTGGGTGAAATCCTCCACAGCTACGATAAAGTACTAATACCGGAAATCAACAACGGTCAGCTGATCAAAATCATCCGTGACCAATACCTGATTGATGCACAGGGATACCATAAAATCATGGGCGTGCCCATCACCAAAGGGGAACTGATTACCCGCATTAAGGAAATGTTATAAGAAAACATACATTAATACGTTATATAGGCCAGGGGCGCAGCGGAAAATATCTCCACTGCGCCCCTGCTGTATGAACAGGACAGGGCAGGCGTCAAACTTCAGGGATTTTTTGTATTTTCAATAAGGGGACTATTACAGCTACCTCCCCTCTGATGTTAATTTTTTGGTTTAAGTCTCTATTTATGAAATGCCTTTTTCGTGTATTGTTATGCGTTGTAGCGGTAGCTGTATTCTACCTCCCGGTACATGCCCAGACGACCACTTTTGAAGTCCGGATCGCCAATCATGCGGTGGGTACTATCGAAGCACAACGTAAAGTAAGTGGATCTGCCAAGAGTATCACAATTAAAACCCGTATCCAGACGCTATTGGCGAAGATCAACAGCGACATCCTCAATGAGTACGATAATAACGTGCTCACCCTCGCCAAATCCACCCGCGTGGCGGGTAAAAAAGGGGAGGACAAGGAAACGACCACGCGTCGTAACGGAAACGACTATACGGTGATGCTCAATGGCGCCCGTTCGGTGATAGATAATACGGAAATAGCCCATTGTGTGGCCGATCTTTATTTCTCAGAACCGAAACAGGTGTCCCGCATTTTCTCTGAAGCACTGGGGAAATTCCTGCCGCTGCATCCCCTGGGAAGCGGGCAGTATGAGCTGGTGCTGCCGGAAGGAAAAAAGAATATCTATAAGTATTCCAATGGAGTATTGACGGAAGTGGAAGTGAACCATACTTTTGGCAGAGCGCTGTTCATTAAGACCATTTGATTATTGAGGTATTTTATCATTCAACGAAATCCAGCACCCTCTTTACCCCGCCATATTTCCAGTTCAACGACTATGGAAAAAAAATGCAGCGAAGCCTTGCCTCGCTGCATTTTTTTTAGTTCCGATGATAATATCTGAGAATCAGGCGGTTTTTTCCGTTTTGTCCTGGAAAAGCAGCATGAACAGTACCAGAACGGCAGCAGCGATACCGGCAGGAATCAGCCAGACACCCTGCCAGTTGTGACCGCCGGCAGTTTTATAAGACTCTACGATAGGACCGGAGATCAGGAAACCGATCAGCATGCCCACACCATAGGTGGCCAGCGTAACGAAGCCCTGTGCGGAGCTCTTGAATTCTTCCCCTGCCAGTTTATCGGTGTAGATCTGACCGGTAACGAAGAAGAAGTCGTAACAGATACCATGCAGCACAATACCCACAATCAGCATCCAGTAGTTGGAGTCCACATTACCGTAGGCGAACAGCACGTAACGCAGTACCCATGCCAGCATACCCAGTGCGAGCATCTTTTTAACACCCAGGCGGGAGAAGAAAAGCGGCATCACCAGCATGAAGAAAAATTCAGACATCTGGCCAAGGGACTGCTTGCCGGCAGCAGCTGTCATACCAATCTCGTTCAGGAACGGATTGGTGAAGTTGTAGTAAAACGCCAGCGGAATACAGATAGCAATGGAAGCGATGAAAAACAGCAGGTAAGAGCGGTTTTTCAGCATCCGGATAGCATCCAGTCCGAGGATTTCTTTCACGGAAATCTGTGTGCCTTTTTTTAACGGAGGTGTTTTAGGCAGTGTAAAGCTGAAAAGGCCCAGCAGCAGGGAGGCGCCGGCGGCCATCTTGAAAGTGAGGCCCAGCGTGTTGTTCTTCTCCCAGTTGAGCCAGCCGATCAGCAGGCCGGCTATGATCCAGCCAATAGTGCCGAACACACGGATCGTGGAAAAGTCTTTGCTGGGATCGCTCATCTGCCGGAAGGAGATGGAGTTTACCAGTGCCAGCGTAGGCATGTACAGAATCATGTACACCAACAACACAGGATAGAAGCTGTCAAAGCTGGTCATGCCGGAGCAGGTCCATAACAGCGCTGCACCGATCAGGTGAATGGCACCCAGGATCACCTGGGCGGAAATAAAACGGTCCGCAATAATCCCCACGATAAAAGGCGCAATGACCGCCCCGATAGATTGGGTGAGGAACGCAACGCTCACCTGGTTGGCATTGGTGTCCTGCAGATTTTTTAACACGAACGTACCTAATGTCACAAACCATGCTCCCCAGATAAAGAATTCGAGGAACATCATGAAGGACAATTGTACTCTTACGGCTGATTTCATAACGTTTTTTTAGCTTTATTTAATTGCATCTGAATGAACTGCTTAAGATAGCAAATTATTATAAATCGCTTCAAAATTTATGATGGAAGAAAAAAACGAACGGGGTTTCCGGCAATTCAGGACCGCAGTTTCCGGCCATGCATGACGGCGATCGGCGAACCATTGGCCAGCAGAGCGGATACCGGCGCCTGTTCTAGTACAGGGGCGAAGGCCGGGCCGTACAGCCGGGAAGCGTGGCAGCGGTAGTCGTAATCAATCACAGGGTGAAGGTCCCATTTGGGGTGCGCCACTTCATACTCACCGGTAGTCTGATGGTCCAGGCGGGTATAGCCCCAGTAGTGTTCCGTGATAAAGGCGGCCTCACTGCCTTCCACCAGTGGCTGTGGCGTGGCAGACGCGGTGGCCTTCAGGAAGTTGGTCTGACCGGCTACTTCCCATTCGTACCGGACACGGAGGGTATCAGTGTCTGGTTGCTCCCAGTGGTGGCTCATCCGGTGGGTGGCGTAGTTTTCTTTATAGAGGGTATTGGCTACCAGTGTGATCAGCGGCTTGGGCACCAGTTCACGGATAAATACCACGCCGCGTTTCCACTGGCCCTGGTCTTTATAACGCACGTAAAAGCGAAGGTTTACCTCTTCAAATGTGCGATGGCCGGGGAAACCGATGCCTTTGACTTTCGTGTCCTGGAACAGGAAGCCGACGAGACTTACATAGTGAATATTGTTCCAGGTGTCCGGCTCGGTATGGGCCGGGAGATAGGGCCGGAGCGTGTTGGCATCCGCGGCGAAATTGAGCATGAGCAGGTTACGCCAGCTGGCAGTAAGGAATGGGCGCATACAAACGATTTAGGACTGAATATACGGCAGCTGTTTATTGTGCCTTGATGATTTGCTGGTAATACTTACAGGCCGGGCGCAGGCCGCATTCCCCGCATTTGGGATTACGGGCCACACAAATATAACGGCCATGCAATATCAGCCAGTGATGGGCAATATATACTTTTTCCTTCGGGATATATTTTAGCAGCTGCAGTTCGGTTTGCAGTGGTGTTTTGGCATTGGTGGTAAGGCCTATGCGGGCTGATACCCTGAATACATGCGTGTCTACCGCCATATTGGGTTGCTGATGCACCACCGAGGTGATCACATTGGCCGTTTTGCGCCCCACGCCGGGCAGTTTTATCAGCTCTGGCACCGTGCTGGGTATTTCTCCGTTGAAGTCGTCCATGACCATCTGTGCCATCCCGATCAGGTGTTTGGTTTTATTGTTAGGATAACTGATACTGCGGATGAGCGGGAACAGGTCGTCGAAAGTGGCTTTACTCAGCGCTTCCAGGTCCGGGTAGCGGTCAAATATGGCAGGAGTGGTCATATTCACCCGTTTGTCGGTGCATTGGGCGGAGAGGATTACGGCTACCAGCAGCTGGTAAGGATTGTCATAAATCAGTTCTGTTTCGGCATGAGGTGCATGTTGCTCGAAATAGCTGATAACGAATGCAAAACGCTCTTTTTTGGTCATGCCGTAAAAATAGGAAAAATGGGTCGATAACCGCACGTGGAAGTTGCAGCACAATCGACAGGTATGTAAGGTCTCAGGGTGTGTACCGGGTTATGGTTTCTCCGGTTTACTGGCAGCGTAGTCAAAGATCAACCGGAGCGTGGCGGCCCTGGGAGAAAAACGGACAGTGTCGAGGACGGCTTTGGTGTCCTCGAAGCAAGCCTGCTCTTCCCGGGTCAATGATACTTCCTGTTGTGAACGTTTGAGATCGCTAGCAGTAACAAGACACAAGGTGGAGAGGGGAGATAGTGTAAAATTACTCATGCAATATAGATTTGTTAAGAGAATCGTATCCTACTTTATAACGACAGAAAGGTGCAATGTATTGTTAATTTAAGATAAAATTTTATGATTACGGGGAGATCAGAAACAATTACTGCTGGGGGGCGGGGCTGATAATGAACAGGTCTTCATTGTCTTTCTTCATAAAGTATTTCTCACGGGCGAATTTCTCCAGTTTCTCAGGGCTGGACAGCAGCTCCTGCTGTTCTTCTTTGGTTTGTTTGATCTCTTTGATAAAAAACTCTTTCTGGTTTTCCAGCTTGTTGACTTCAGACTGGAACTGGTACTGGTACATCAGGTTGGTCTTGTCCAGAAAGGCGATCCATATAACGAAAGCAATGCCTGTAATAAAGAATTTGTTCTTTATATAGCGCGGCAGTTTTATGGATTTAAGAAAAGACATAATGCAATTTAGGGATTTTTTGCATCACGGAGGTGATGCAAAAAATCCCTAAATAAAATGGTTTATTATTTTTTCACGCTGATAGCGTTGGTAGGATAGATCGCTACTTCGCCCAGTTCTTCCTCGATACGGAGCAGCTGGTTGTATTTGGCCATACGGTCGGTGCGGGAAGCAGAACCGGTTTTGATCTGGCCGCAGTTCAGTGCTACTGCGAGGTCAGCGATGGTTGTATCTTCAGTTTCGCCGGAACGGTGGCTCATGATGGAAGTATAACCGGCTTTGTGGGCCATGTTCACTGCATCGATGGTTTCTGTAACAGTACCGATCTGGTTTACTTTGATCAGGATGCTGTTGCCGATGTTTTTGTCGATACCTTCTTTCAGGCGTTTTACGTTGGTCACGAACAGGTCGTCACCTACCAGCTGTACGCGGCTGCCTACAGACTCGGTCAGTTTTTTCCAGCCGTCCCAGTCGTCTTCTGCCATACCGTCTTCGATAGAAACGATGGGGTATTTGCTGCACCATTCAGTCCAGTAAGCCACCATTTCATCGCTGGTGATTTCTTTCTGGGAGCTCTTATAGAACTTGTATTTTTTGGTTTCTTCGTTGTACATCTCGCTGCTGGCGGCATCCAGGGCGATAGCGATTTGTTCGCCCGGAGTGTAACCTGCTGCTTTGATAGCTTCCAGTACAGTTTCGATTGCTTCTTCGTTGCTCTGGATTTCAGGAGCGAAACCGCCTTCGTCACCTACGTTGGTGCTGTAGCCTTTGCCTTTCAGTACAGATTTCAGTTTGTGGAATACTTCCACGCCCCAGCGGAGACCTTCAGAGAAAGTGGAAGCGCCGATCGGAACGATCATAAACTCCTGGAAATCAATTTTATTGTCAGCGTGTGCGCCACCGTTGATGATGTTCATCAGGGGAATTGGCAGGGTGAAAGCGTTTACGCCGCCCAGGTAGCGGTACAGGGGCTGGTTGCATTCTTCTGCTGCTGCTTTGGCTACGGCCATGCTCACAGCCAGGGTGGCGTTAGCGCCCAGTTTGGCTTTATTAGGGGTTCCGTCCAGGGAAATCAGCAATTTGTCAATACCTGCCTGGTCTGTTACTTCCCAGCCAACCAGTTCTTCTGCGATGATCTCATTTACGTTCTTAATAGCTTGCAGTACGCCTTTTCCGCCATAAACGCTTTTATCGTTGTCACGCAGTTCTACGGCTTCATGCTTACCGGTAGAAGCGCCGGAAGGCACGGCAGCGCGGCCAAAGTGACCGTCTTCGGTGGTTACGTCTACCTCAATTGTGGGATTACCGCGGCTATCGAGGATCTGCCTGGCATGGATTGCTGAAATGGTACTCATAATTCAAAAGTTATAATTGTTAGCTATTAGCGGTTAGCAGCGGGCGTTTCACCTGTTGGCTCTACGCGCTTTGTTATCTCCCGGAAAATAGATTCCAGGCTTTGTGAATTGCTCTGCAAAGAAAGGATGTTCCGGTTATTAATCAAAGCAAATTGTAACAGGTTTTTTCGCACGGTATCTACTTCGTTGGTATACAATTGCCATGTATTGCCATCCTGGGCTGCCGCACGGGAAACACCGGGTATCTGCAAAAGCTCGCCGGTACTGGCCGGTTCCCCGAAGGTCACCTGAATATAGCCACCAGTGGCGTTCTGCTGCTGAAGATTGACCAGCTGGTCATCTGCCACTATCTTTCCTTTGTTGATGATGATCACCCGCCCGCAGAGCGCTTCCACTTCCTGCATAATGTGCGTGGACAGGATCACCGTCTTGTCGGCCCCCAAATCCCTGATCAGCTGCCGGATATCGGCCAGCTGGTTAGGGTCCAGCCCGGTGGTAGGCTCATCCAGGACCAGCACTTCGGGATCATGCAACAGCGCCTGGGCCAGCCCTACACGCTGTTTGTAGCCGTTGGACAGCGCCCCGATTTTTTTACGGCTCTCCGGCAACAGGCCTGTCATATCAATTACCCGGCGGATGCGCGCGGCACCTGCCGTGCCCAGCTGATGCACGCCGGCAATGAATTCCAGGAATTCCTTCACGTACATGTCGTAATACAACGGGTTGGATTCCGGAAGGTATCCTACTCGTTTGCGTACTTCAAGCGACTGGCCCACGATGTCATATCCACACACGCTGGCAGTGCCGCTGGTAGGAGGCAGAAAACCGGTGATCATTTTCATGGTGGTGGACTTGCCCGCCCCGTTAGGGCCCAGGAAGCCGGTTATTTCCCCTTTCTTCAGTTCAAAGGAAATAGCGTCCACTGCCCGTTGTTCGCCATAGACCTTACTCAGTTGTGATACCAGGATAGACATGTAGGATATACTTGTTTTGCGGCATCTAATGTACGGAAGAAATTACGTCTGTCAATTCCTATTTTTTTTCTACCATTGCATATTATGAAGAGAGTCATTGGCTTATTTTGCTTACTACCGCATTTATTACAGGCACAATCCGTTCCCGAAAAGAATTACCCAAAAGGCTATTTCAGGAATCCCCTGGAAATCCCCATAGAACTGGCTGGTAACTTCGGTGAATTGCGCCCCAATCACTTCCACTCCGGCATGGACATCAAAACACAACAGCGGGAGAACATGGCGGTGCACGCGGCGGCAGATGGTTATGTAAGCCGTATCGGCGTATCACATACCGGCTTTGGCAATGTGCTGTACATTACCCACCCCAATGGATATACGACCGTATATGCCCACCTGAACGCCTTTTTCCCGGCTTTACAGGCCTATGTGAAAAAACAACAATACTCCAATGAAAGCTGGGCCAGCGACCTGTCTATCCCGGCAAATATGTTCCCTGTGAAGAAAGGCGACTTCGTTGCCTGGAGCGGCAATACCGGCGGATCTGCCGGCCCGCACCTGCACTTCGAAATCAGGAACACACAAACGGAAAAACCACTCAATCCGCTGCTGTTCGGGTTTAATATCGCCGATACCCGCCCACCGGACGTTTATCGTATAGCCATCTACGATAGGGACCGCAGTGTCTACGAACAACAACCGATGATACTGCCGGTGAAAAAAGTGGGAGATCACTACACGACCGCTCAACCGGTAGTGAAGGTACGGGCCCATAAAGCCGGACTGGGCATCAACGCTATTGACCGTATGAACACAGCGCCCAATACCTACGGCATCTATGAAGTGTTCATGTACAATAATGATGTGCCGGACATCGACTTCCAGCTGGACAACATCGGATATGATGAAACCCGCTACCTGAACGCGCACATCGACTATAAAGTGAAGAAGAACAACGGGCCTTACCTGCAACTGTTGTTCTCTGTACCGGGCAATGAACTGGATATCTACCACGACCTCAAAGGCGATGGTACCATCAACCTGTCAGACGGACAGGTACACGAAGTAAAGCTGCTGGTAAAAGACGCCTATGGCAATACTTCCACCGTGAAACTGAATCTGCAACAGAGCGGTGAGGAAACACCGGAGAAAACCTGCGCCAACCCCATGTACCCGGATTCCCGCAATATCTTTGAAAACAACCAGGTGGAATTCTACCTCGATGAACGGGCACTGTATGACCAGATCTGCTTTAATTACCAGGAGGTTCCTGCTACTTCAGCTAAATATTATTCCAATATCTACCGGCTGCATACGCCGGTGGTGCCGGTACACGATTTCTTCGATGTGCGGCTGAAGCCCACGAAAGCAGTGCCGGAATATCTGCAACCCAAAGTGGTGATGGTGCGGGAAGGTATGGGCAGCAACAGTACTTCCGCTACTACCAAAGAAGACGGCTGGTATAAAGGCAGCTTCCGCGACTTCGGCAATTTCCATCTGGAGATAGATACTGAAGCGCCGAAAGTAACACCGGTAGGCGTGAAGCCCGGGGCCAACCTCTCAAAGGCCGCCAGGCTCTCTTTCGTGATGAGCGATGCCAGCGGCATCAAAGACTTCCGCGGAGAACTGGATGGTAAATGGTTGCTGTTTTCCCGCAAGGGCAATGTGCTCACCTATACGTTTGATGAACATTGCCAGCCAGGCAACCATACCCTGGTCATGAAGGTGACGGACGTTGCCGGTAACGAAGGCAGCTATCACCTGTCTTTCAAACGCTAAATGATTTAATTTAAAAAAACGCGATATGGCAAACTTAAAGGAAGGCGATAAAGCGCCGGTATTCAAAGGCAAAGATCAGCACGGAAAAACCGTGTCACTGACGGACCTTAAAGGCAAGCGCGTAGTGCTTTACTTTTATCCGAAGGATATGACGCCCGGCTGCACGGCACAGGCCTGCAACCTGCGTGACAACTACAGCACACTGACTAAAAAAGGATATGAAGTAATTGGCGTCAGCACTGACAGTGAACAAAGCCATCTGAAATTCATCGAAAAATATGAACTGCCTTTTACCCTGCTGGCAGATGATGATCACAAGATCGTGAACCAGTATGGTGTTTGGGGCGAGAAGCAGATGATGGGCCGGACATACGACGGTATTCACAGGACCACTTTCCTGATCAACGAAAAGGGTGTGATCGACCATATTATCAAAAAGCCGGACACCAAAAACCATACGGAAGAAATTCTGGAACGCTGGAAGTAGTTGCGTACAACGCATAAAAAAAGCCGCAAAGTAATTTGCGGCTTTTTGTCTTTTATGAAGATGATTATCTCTTCTGTCTTTGTTTTTTGAACAGGTTACCTGTTTTGAATTTGTTACCCTCAGGGCTGCCCACGCGGTCCATCGCGCAACGGAAGCCTACTGTATTGGTAGCCATGTTTTCCTGCATGTAACGACGGGTACCCGGAGAGAGCCAGTAAGCACGGTCGTTCCAGCTACCACCTTTTACTACGTGAGATTTGTCGTTGATCAGGGTGGTTACACCATAACCGTATTCCACCTGGGAGAGCGAGTCACCATCGAGGTAGTTGATAACGTCACCTTTCTGGTAGTTAAGACGGTTGGCACTTTCTTCGTCCGTTACGTCACGCATTTTCAGGTGGCCCAGACTGTCTTTTTCAAACTCTTTGTTTTCGTTCTGATAAACAGTCTGAAATTTGTTACCACGGAAGTAGTTGAAGTCTTCACCATCAATCGGGTTGAGTGGTCTGTACACGTCCAGTACCCATTCAGACACGTTGCCGGACATATTGTAGATGCCAAAAGTGTTGGGGTAGAAGGAGCGGGTAGGGCCCGGGATGGAAGCACGGTCGTTCAGACCACCGGCCACACCCATGTTATCACCGGAACCACGCTTGAAGTTGGCCAGGAACTGACCCTGCATGGTGCCACGGCGGATATCACGCAGGCCGCTGGTGTTAGTGCCCCAGGAGTACACCTGTTTGTTCATGATCAGCTCTTCCCCGTGTTTGCCTTCTTTTTTGGAAGGGCCGGGGTTTTGGCCGATATAACCCAGTGCAGCGTATTCCCATTCTGCTTCTGTAGGCAGGCGGTAGGCTGGCAGCATAATACCATCTTCAAACTGGGCGGTACGCGGAGTGCCGTCCGGATTTTTGAACTGGTCTTTGGTAGACTTGGACATTTTGCCGGGGGTACCTTCATACAGGCCGGCGCTGTAGGCTTTGGTATCAAATGTATTGTCGTCTGACTGGTTGGTGATATCTGCTTTGGAAAGCAGGCCCTTGTCCATCAGCAATTTTTCGTTTACACGGTTGGAACGCCATTTACAGTAGTCAGTAGCCTGTTTCCAGGTCACACCTACCACCGGATAGTCGTTATAGGCCGGGTGACGGAAATAGTATTCCACCAGGGGCTCGTTATAAGCCAGTTCACTACGCCATACCAGGGTGTCCGGCAATGCGTTGCGGTATACGTCCGGGAAAGACTCCCCATAAACACGGGCGAGCCAGAACAGGTATTCGCGATAGTGTACGTTCGCTACTTCGGATTCATCGATGTAGAAAGAGGAAACTGTAATACGACGTGGAATGTTGTTCCAGTCGCCCATTACATCCTGCTCTGTGGCACCCATGGCGAAAGTACCGCCCTGTACAAACACCAGACCCGGTCCGGTTTGCTGGTTTTTATTCTTGGCTACGCTGAAACCACCCATTTTCTGGTCGTTATAGTTCCAGCCGGTAGCAGAGGAAACTTCTTTCTTTTTGCCGAAAAGTCCTCCACCGTCCTTGTGACAGGCAGTCATGGATAGCATTACGCCGGTACCAACGAGCAATGATAAAGAGGTTAATCTACGCATGCGATACAGCTTTAGTCGATTATATTTACAGTAAACGCAAATGTAATCTTTTTTATTTTATGGCGAAAAAAATTAATTTGTAATTTGCCCTTGCCAGATCCGCCCCCGGTAACAACCAAGAACACGACAGCAGCGAAAATTAAGAGATATATTTCAATTTTTTATCTTATATTTTCTCTACATTACACCGGCCTTTCAGGAAGGATGGAAAAGGGCTATCAAGATAATGAAACCTTCGAATATTTTTCCGGCGCTCCTGTTATTTTTTCTATATCACTGCGGCAGCGCTACCGGACAGACCGTGCCCCGTACCTATAAAGATCATAGCGTACTGGCATCAGGCCACTGGTATAAACTGTCAGTGGCTGCTCCCGGCATTTATAAAATAGACCTCCCGCTGCTACAGCAACTCGGGGTAGATACCCGGCAACTGCCATCGGGCAGTGTGCGGCTCTTTGGTACCGGCGGCGGTATGCTGCCGGAGCCCAACAACCAGCTC
The Chitinophaga varians genome window above contains:
- the nth gene encoding endonuclease III → MTKKERFAFVISYFEQHAPHAETELIYDNPYQLLVAVILSAQCTDKRVNMTTPAIFDRYPDLEALSKATFDDLFPLIRSISYPNNKTKHLIGMAQMVMDDFNGEIPSTVPELIKLPGVGRKTANVITSVVHQQPNMAVDTHVFRVSARIGLTTNAKTPLQTELQLLKYIPKEKVYIAHHWLILHGRYICVARNPKCGECGLRPACKYYQQIIKAQ
- a CDS encoding 2-oxoacid:acceptor oxidoreductase subunit alpha, whose amino-acid sequence is MSNTSIQQLDDVVIKFAGDSGDGMQLTGSQFSNNTALIGNDLSTFPDFPAEIRAPQGTLPGVSGFQLHFSSNRIFTPGDACDVLVAMNAAALKANLKGLKKGGIIIANTDGFDAKNLRLANYPEGINPLEDGSLANYQLHTMDVTKMTREALKDSTLGMKEKDRAKNMFVLGFLYWLYDRNMDNTEAFLKEKFGKKPEILDSNLKVLHAGYNFADTVEAFTTRYRVEKARMEPGTYRSITGNTALAYGLVAASQKANLPMFLGTYPITPASDILHELSRFKNFGIRTFQAEDEIAGITSAIGASYGGHMGVTTTSGPGMALKGEAMGLAVMLEIPLLIIDIQRGGPSTGLPTKTEQSDLLQAYYGRNGECPMPIISASTPADCFDAIFEAFKISVQHMTPVIFLSDGYIANGAEPWRFPKSADLPAIEVKFKKQLEEGEENFLPYHRDENLVRPWAVPGTPGLEHRIGGLEKQNITGNVSYDPENHQLMVKIRQEKVDKIADHIPPQKIEVGPEKGKVLVLGWGSTFGAIKSAVLDLLAEGHQVAHAHIRHMRPFPKNLGEILHSYDKVLIPEINNGQLIKIIRDQYLIDAQGYHKIMGVPITKGELITRIKEML
- the eno gene encoding phosphopyruvate hydratase, whose translation is MSTISAIHARQILDSRGNPTIEVDVTTEDGHFGRAAVPSGASTGKHEAVELRDNDKSVYGGKGVLQAIKNVNEIIAEELVGWEVTDQAGIDKLLISLDGTPNKAKLGANATLAVSMAVAKAAAEECNQPLYRYLGGVNAFTLPIPLMNIINGGAHADNKIDFQEFMIVPIGASTFSEGLRWGVEVFHKLKSVLKGKGYSTNVGDEGGFAPEIQSNEEAIETVLEAIKAAGYTPGEQIAIALDAASSEMYNEETKKYKFYKSSQKEITSDEMVAYWTEWCSKYPIVSIEDGMAEDDWDGWKKLTESVGSRVQLVGDDLFVTNVKRLKEGIDKNIGNSILIKVNQIGTVTETIDAVNMAHKAGYTSIMSHRSGETEDTTIADLAVALNCGQIKTGSASRTDRMAKYNQLLRIEEELGEVAIYPTNAISVKK
- a CDS encoding FtsB family cell division protein, coding for MSFLKSIKLPRYIKNKFFITGIAFVIWIAFLDKTNLMYQYQFQSEVNKLENQKEFFIKEIKQTKEEQQELLSSPEKLEKFAREKYFMKKDNEDLFIISPAPQQ
- a CDS encoding DUF6134 family protein — translated: MKCLFRVLLCVVAVAVFYLPVHAQTTTFEVRIANHAVGTIEAQRKVSGSAKSITIKTRIQTLLAKINSDILNEYDNNVLTLAKSTRVAGKKGEDKETTTRRNGNDYTVMLNGARSVIDNTEIAHCVADLYFSEPKQVSRIFSEALGKFLPLHPLGSGQYELVLPEGKKNIYKYSNGVLTEVEVNHTFGRALFIKTI
- a CDS encoding YqjF family protein produces the protein MRPFLTASWRNLLMLNFAADANTLRPYLPAHTEPDTWNNIHYVSLVGFLFQDTKVKGIGFPGHRTFEEVNLRFYVRYKDQGQWKRGVVFIRELVPKPLITLVANTLYKENYATHRMSHHWEQPDTDTLRVRYEWEVAGQTNFLKATASATPQPLVEGSEAAFITEHYWGYTRLDHQTTGEYEVAHPKWDLHPVIDYDYRCHASRLYGPAFAPVLEQAPVSALLANGSPIAVMHGRKLRS
- the gldA gene encoding gliding motility-associated ABC transporter ATP-binding subunit GldA, with amino-acid sequence MSILVSQLSKVYGEQRAVDAISFELKKGEITGFLGPNGAGKSTTMKMITGFLPPTSGTASVCGYDIVGQSLEVRKRVGYLPESNPLYYDMYVKEFLEFIAGVHQLGTAGAARIRRVIDMTGLLPESRKKIGALSNGYKQRVGLAQALLHDPEVLVLDEPTTGLDPNQLADIRQLIRDLGADKTVILSTHIMQEVEALCGRVIIINKGKIVADDQLVNLQQQNATGGYIQVTFGEPASTGELLQIPGVSRAAAQDGNTWQLYTNEVDTVRKNLLQFALINNRNILSLQSNSQSLESIFREITKRVEPTGETPAANR
- a CDS encoding peptidoglycan DD-metalloendopeptidase family protein, with protein sequence MKRVIGLFCLLPHLLQAQSVPEKNYPKGYFRNPLEIPIELAGNFGELRPNHFHSGMDIKTQQRENMAVHAAADGYVSRIGVSHTGFGNVLYITHPNGYTTVYAHLNAFFPALQAYVKKQQYSNESWASDLSIPANMFPVKKGDFVAWSGNTGGSAGPHLHFEIRNTQTEKPLNPLLFGFNIADTRPPDVYRIAIYDRDRSVYEQQPMILPVKKVGDHYTTAQPVVKVRAHKAGLGINAIDRMNTAPNTYGIYEVFMYNNDVPDIDFQLDNIGYDETRYLNAHIDYKVKKNNGPYLQLLFSVPGNELDIYHDLKGDGTINLSDGQVHEVKLLVKDAYGNTSTVKLNLQQSGEETPEKTCANPMYPDSRNIFENNQVEFYLDERALYDQICFNYQEVPATSAKYYSNIYRLHTPVVPVHDFFDVRLKPTKAVPEYLQPKVVMVREGMGSNSTSATTKEDGWYKGSFRDFGNFHLEIDTEAPKVTPVGVKPGANLSKAARLSFVMSDASGIKDFRGELDGKWLLFSRKGNVLTYTFDEHCQPGNHTLVMKVTDVAGNEGSYHLSFKR
- the bcp gene encoding thioredoxin-dependent thiol peroxidase, which gives rise to MANLKEGDKAPVFKGKDQHGKTVSLTDLKGKRVVLYFYPKDMTPGCTAQACNLRDNYSTLTKKGYEVIGVSTDSEQSHLKFIEKYELPFTLLADDDHKIVNQYGVWGEKQMMGRTYDGIHRTTFLINEKGVIDHIIKKPDTKNHTEEILERWK
- a CDS encoding nucleoside permease is translated as MKSAVRVQLSFMMFLEFFIWGAWFVTLGTFVLKNLQDTNANQVSVAFLTQSIGAVIAPFIVGIIADRFISAQVILGAIHLIGAALLWTCSGMTSFDSFYPVLLVYMILYMPTLALVNSISFRQMSDPSKDFSTIRVFGTIGWIIAGLLIGWLNWEKNNTLGLTFKMAAGASLLLGLFSFTLPKTPPLKKGTQISVKEILGLDAIRMLKNRSYLLFFIASIAICIPLAFYYNFTNPFLNEIGMTAAAGKQSLGQMSEFFFMLVMPLFFSRLGVKKMLALGMLAWVLRYVLFAYGNVDSNYWMLIVGIVLHGICYDFFFVTGQIYTDKLAGEEFKSSAQGFVTLATYGVGMLIGFLISGPIVESYKTAGGHNWQGVWLIPAGIAAAVLVLFMLLFQDKTEKTA